One window of Tenacibaculum maritimum NCIMB 2154 genomic DNA carries:
- a CDS encoding NDR1/HIN1-like protein, with translation MRKFVYFLGILLCFLNCSVREKPIFLKVDAIKVVAIKSDTIHLKASAFFQNPNDIGGTISTDEIKVMVNETEIAKVSSEKFKVPARKEFEVPLQVKIPTKKVFETKKNGILGGLINALLSNSLKVRFKGNLKYALFGFSRIYAIDQTEEIKLQ, from the coding sequence ATGAGGAAATTCGTGTATTTTTTAGGAATATTGTTGTGTTTTTTAAATTGCTCTGTTCGAGAGAAACCCATTTTTTTAAAAGTTGATGCTATCAAAGTAGTTGCTATTAAATCGGATACCATTCATTTGAAAGCTAGTGCATTTTTCCAAAACCCAAATGATATTGGGGGAACTATTTCTACAGATGAAATCAAAGTAATGGTAAACGAAACAGAAATAGCTAAGGTATCCTCTGAGAAGTTTAAAGTTCCAGCAAGAAAAGAATTTGAAGTTCCTTTACAAGTGAAGATCCCTACTAAAAAAGTATTTGAAACGAAAAAGAATGGGATTTTAGGAGGTCTTATAAATGCGCTTTTAAGCAATAGCTTAAAAGTTCGTTTTAAAGGAAACTTAAAATATGCTTTATTTGGATTTTCAAGAATATATGCTATAGACCAAACAGAAGAAATAAAATTACAATAA
- a CDS encoding FdhF/YdeP family oxidoreductase — MSDKKIQAQPPAKLTGIELIDIPRSAVGVKAIKSALTHVTNEIGITKGIGLLAKINQKEGFDCPGCAWPDPDEKRAFLAEYCENGAKAIAEEATKNRVSPLFFATHSIEELSQLSDYEIGKSGRITHPMILKEGANYYEEISWDAAFNLIGKELNALPSPDEAIFYTSGRTSNEAAFLYQLFVRQFGTNNLPDCSNMCHESSGTALSETLGIGKGSVTLEDFNHADLVIVIGQNPGTNHPRMLTALGETKKNGGQIITINPLPEVGLMNYNDPQNPIKWFGAGQKLTDLFLQVKINGDVALLKIILKMMKQKELETPNSVFNHQFINEKTHGLEDFLQDLDTYSIDELLPQTGLALSEIEAATQLIINNDKIIICWAMGLTQHKNAVDNIREVVNLLLLKGSIGKKGAGTCPVRGHSNVQGDRTMGIWEKPKEAFLHKLEEEFHFEAPRKHGYDVVGAIEAMHKKEAKVFIGMGGNFISATPDTEFTAKALQNCSLTVQISTKLNRSHLIHGKQALILPCLGRSEKDFQESGEQFVTVENSMGVVHQSHGHLTPLSEHLLSEPAIVAGMASATLKNTKVNWNKFITNYDFIRDKIEATIPGFNNYNERSRIKGGFYLPNNARENNFEPTKTGKANFTINKPSEVTLNKNQFLMMTIRTHDQYNTTIYGLNDRYRGVLNERRVIFMNLHDMKKLGLKKLDSVNLVSHFQGEQRKAPNFLVIPYDIPEQCTATYFPEANVLVPIKSKADISHTPASKTVIISIHKL, encoded by the coding sequence ATGAGCGATAAAAAAATACAAGCACAACCACCTGCAAAATTAACAGGAATAGAATTAATAGATATTCCTAGGTCCGCCGTTGGAGTAAAAGCAATAAAATCTGCTTTAACTCATGTTACCAATGAAATAGGAATAACCAAAGGCATTGGTTTACTAGCAAAAATAAATCAAAAAGAAGGCTTTGACTGCCCAGGATGTGCATGGCCTGATCCTGATGAAAAACGAGCTTTTTTAGCAGAGTATTGTGAAAATGGTGCAAAAGCTATTGCTGAAGAAGCTACCAAGAATAGAGTTTCTCCCTTATTTTTTGCTACCCACTCTATAGAAGAACTTTCGCAATTATCAGATTACGAAATAGGAAAAAGCGGTAGAATAACCCACCCAATGATATTGAAGGAAGGAGCTAATTACTATGAAGAGATTTCATGGGATGCTGCTTTCAATTTAATAGGAAAAGAATTGAATGCCCTACCCTCACCCGATGAGGCTATTTTTTATACATCAGGAAGAACTAGCAATGAAGCTGCTTTTTTATACCAATTATTCGTTCGTCAATTTGGAACTAACAACTTACCTGACTGCTCTAATATGTGTCATGAAAGTAGTGGAACCGCTCTTTCTGAAACCTTAGGAATAGGTAAAGGATCTGTTACCTTAGAAGACTTTAATCATGCTGATTTAGTTATTGTTATAGGGCAAAATCCTGGAACAAACCATCCTCGAATGCTAACTGCTCTCGGCGAAACGAAAAAAAATGGTGGCCAAATAATTACTATAAATCCTCTGCCAGAAGTTGGATTAATGAATTATAATGACCCTCAAAATCCTATTAAATGGTTTGGTGCTGGACAAAAACTAACCGATTTATTCTTGCAAGTAAAAATAAATGGAGATGTAGCCTTACTGAAGATTATTTTAAAAATGATGAAACAGAAAGAATTAGAAACTCCTAATTCTGTATTTAACCATCAATTTATTAATGAGAAAACTCATGGACTGGAAGATTTTTTACAAGATTTAGATACTTATAGTATTGATGAATTGCTTCCTCAAACAGGGTTAGCACTAAGTGAAATAGAAGCAGCTACCCAACTGATTATCAATAATGATAAGATTATTATTTGCTGGGCAATGGGACTAACACAGCATAAAAATGCAGTAGATAATATTCGTGAAGTTGTAAACCTGCTACTATTAAAAGGGAGCATTGGAAAAAAGGGAGCTGGAACTTGTCCTGTTCGTGGGCATTCAAATGTTCAAGGAGATAGAACTATGGGAATCTGGGAAAAACCAAAAGAAGCTTTTTTACATAAACTGGAAGAAGAGTTTCATTTTGAAGCTCCTAGAAAACATGGTTATGATGTTGTGGGTGCTATTGAAGCTATGCACAAAAAAGAAGCAAAAGTTTTTATAGGTATGGGAGGTAACTTTATTTCAGCTACTCCTGACACCGAATTTACCGCAAAAGCATTACAAAACTGTAGCCTAACAGTTCAGATATCTACTAAATTAAATAGAAGTCATCTTATTCATGGAAAACAAGCTTTAATTTTACCTTGTTTAGGACGCTCTGAAAAGGACTTTCAAGAAAGTGGAGAGCAATTTGTTACTGTAGAAAACTCTATGGGAGTTGTACACCAGTCTCATGGCCACCTAACTCCTTTATCAGAACACTTATTAAGCGAGCCAGCTATTGTTGCAGGAATGGCAAGTGCTACATTAAAAAACACCAAAGTAAACTGGAATAAATTCATCACAAATTATGATTTTATTAGAGATAAAATAGAAGCAACCATACCTGGATTTAATAATTATAATGAACGCTCTCGTATAAAAGGAGGTTTTTACCTCCCTAACAATGCTCGCGAAAATAATTTTGAACCAACAAAAACAGGAAAAGCTAATTTTACGATTAACAAACCTTCGGAAGTTACATTAAATAAAAATCAGTTTCTAATGATGACAATTAGAACTCATGATCAGTACAACACTACAATTTACGGGCTAAATGATCGTTATAGAGGGGTTTTAAATGAAAGACGTGTCATTTTTATGAACCTTCACGATATGAAAAAACTAGGTCTTAAAAAGTTAGATAGCGTAAACTTAGTAAGCCATTTTCAAGGTGAGCAAAGAAAAGCTCCTAACTTTTTAGTAATTCCGTATGATATTCCTGAACAATGTACCGCTACTTATTTTCCAGAAGCAAATGTGTTAGTTCCCATAAAAAGTAAAGCAGACATCAGTCATACACCTGCTTCAAAAACAGTAATAATATCGATTCACAAGTTATAA
- a CDS encoding outer membrane beta-barrel protein, with protein sequence MKKGIIMVAMLLATVSVSAQFYMSASGGYSIPSAGVKFGTETTPSGVKNTYGSYGEGLHTQLRGGYFFNDKFGVEVGLGYLYGADQTILKVSGIPSQPEVDIKSRGRAYGASASFVYKFTNNIYGRFGALIKVGGKTEAVGTLEGISLPAGAIPNLPIPTTLDVNFTQDYKGRLPLGFIGAIGYKYDVASNVSLFAELEYMGISVTRDTSSIAEFSASLREVPGSSLSLEQVRGILAAGGNPLANSLYDNIEYVDELPLNNTDATKQLSQKVPYSSFGINIGVTYTFGK encoded by the coding sequence ATGAAAAAAGGTATTATAATGGTTGCTATGCTTTTAGCAACAGTAAGTGTTAGTGCACAATTTTATATGTCTGCAAGTGGAGGCTACTCTATACCAAGTGCAGGTGTTAAATTTGGAACAGAAACAACTCCATCAGGAGTTAAAAATACGTATGGAAGTTATGGAGAAGGTTTGCACACTCAATTAAGAGGTGGGTACTTCTTTAATGATAAGTTTGGTGTTGAAGTAGGTTTAGGATATTTATATGGAGCAGATCAAACAATATTAAAAGTTTCAGGAATACCTAGCCAACCAGAAGTAGATATTAAAAGTAGAGGAAGAGCTTATGGTGCTTCAGCGTCTTTTGTATATAAATTTACAAACAATATTTATGGTCGTTTTGGAGCATTAATAAAGGTAGGTGGAAAAACAGAGGCTGTAGGAACATTAGAAGGCATTTCATTACCAGCAGGAGCAATTCCTAACTTACCTATTCCAACAACATTAGATGTTAACTTTACTCAAGATTATAAAGGTCGTTTACCTTTAGGATTTATAGGAGCTATTGGTTACAAATATGATGTAGCTAGCAATGTTTCATTATTTGCTGAATTAGAATATATGGGAATTAGTGTAACAAGAGATACCTCTAGTATAGCCGAGTTTAGTGCTAGCTTAAGAGAGGTGCCTGGTTCTTCTTTATCGCTAGAGCAAGTTAGAGGAATTTTAGCAGCAGGAGGTAATCCTTTAGCAAATTCATTGTATGATAATATTGAGTATGTTGATGAGTTGCCTTTAAACAATACTGATGCTACTAAGCAATTATCACAAAAAGTACCTTATTCTTCTTTTGGAATCAATATTGGTGTAACATACACTTTTGGTAAGTAA
- a CDS encoding GNAT family N-acetyltransferase gives MTPKDFIIREIKSSDNLAVASLIRSVLLELGAPKVGTAYEDKATDTMFETYQKEAASYFVIEYKSTIIGGCGFAKLDGDEEKNICELQKMYFLPEARGKGLGSLLIKKCLEKAASIGFEQCYLETMPYMQAARALYKKNGFIALDAPIGNTGHYSCSVWMLKNL, from the coding sequence ATGACACCGAAAGACTTTATTATTAGAGAGATTAAATCCAGTGATAATTTAGCCGTAGCTAGCCTTATCCGTTCCGTTCTATTAGAACTTGGAGCCCCTAAAGTAGGAACCGCTTATGAAGATAAAGCGACAGATACGATGTTTGAGACGTATCAAAAAGAAGCTGCCAGCTATTTTGTAATTGAGTATAAAAGTACGATTATAGGTGGATGTGGCTTTGCTAAGCTAGATGGTGATGAGGAAAAAAATATTTGTGAATTACAAAAGATGTATTTCTTACCAGAAGCTAGAGGAAAAGGACTGGGTAGTCTCTTAATAAAGAAATGCTTAGAAAAAGCGGCTTCAATAGGATTTGAGCAGTGTTATTTAGAAACAATGCCATATATGCAAGCTGCTAGAGCTTTGTATAAAAAAAATGGATTCATAGCATTGGATGCTCCTATAGGAAACACAGGACATTACTCTTGTAGTGTTTGGATGCTTAAAAACTTATAA
- a CDS encoding peroxiredoxin has translation MNTIRLGDEAPNFTAQSTEGEINFHNWLGDSWGILFSHPADYTPVCTTELGTAAKYKAEFDKRNVKVAALSVDGLDSHIGWVKDINQTQNTTVNFPIIADEESKVANLYDMIHPNADSKLTVRSVFVIGADKKVKLMITYPASTGRNFDELLRVIDSLQLTSYHKVATPANWNNGDDCVISPAVTNDEIPSLFPKGHKEIKPYLRLTPQPNLN, from the coding sequence ATGAACACAATTAGATTAGGAGATGAAGCCCCAAACTTTACAGCACAATCAACAGAAGGTGAAATTAATTTTCATAATTGGCTAGGAGATAGTTGGGGAATTCTTTTTTCTCACCCCGCAGATTACACGCCTGTTTGTACAACAGAGTTAGGAACAGCTGCTAAATACAAAGCTGAATTTGATAAAAGGAATGTAAAGGTGGCTGCACTTAGTGTTGACGGGCTTGACTCTCATATAGGATGGGTTAAAGATATAAACCAAACTCAAAATACTACAGTCAACTTTCCTATAATTGCCGATGAAGAAAGTAAAGTTGCTAACTTATATGATATGATTCATCCAAATGCAGATAGTAAACTTACAGTGAGATCTGTATTTGTTATTGGAGCAGATAAAAAAGTAAAATTGATGATTACTTATCCTGCTTCTACAGGTAGAAATTTTGATGAATTATTAAGAGTAATAGATTCTTTACAATTAACTTCTTACCATAAAGTAGCTACGCCTGCTAATTGGAACAATGGCGATGATTGCGTAATTTCTCCAGCTGTAACTAATGATGAAATACCCAGTTTATTCCCTAAAGGGCATAAAGAAATTAAGCCTTATCTAAGGTTAACTCCTCAACCTAACTTAAATTAA
- a CDS encoding HAD family hydrolase, translated as MIKNIIFDFGDIFINLDKEATYREMAKLGVTDISSDMIATYYKYEMGLLTTNEFISFYKNKFPTIQKEALINAWNAILLDFPQERLSFLKALKASKKYRLFLLSNTNDLHISWIQNDWGMKLYHEFKDCFEKFYLSHEIHFRKPNRNIYEFVLKENDLMASETIFIDDTQENTDAAKELGIHTWHLLPKEEVTDLLNRKELLL; from the coding sequence ATGATTAAAAATATCATTTTTGATTTTGGTGACATATTCATCAATTTAGATAAAGAAGCTACTTATAGAGAAATGGCAAAGCTAGGAGTTACTGATATTTCTAGCGATATGATAGCAACCTACTATAAGTATGAAATGGGGTTATTAACTACAAATGAGTTTATTAGTTTTTATAAAAATAAATTCCCAACAATTCAAAAAGAAGCACTTATAAATGCGTGGAATGCTATTTTATTAGATTTTCCTCAAGAAAGGCTTTCTTTTTTAAAAGCGTTAAAAGCTTCTAAAAAATATAGATTATTTTTATTGAGTAATACGAATGATTTGCATATTTCATGGATTCAGAATGATTGGGGGATGAAATTGTATCATGAATTTAAGGATTGCTTTGAAAAATTTTATTTATCGCATGAAATTCATTTTAGAAAACCTAATAGAAACATTTATGAATTTGTTTTAAAGGAAAACGACTTAATGGCTAGTGAAACTATTTTTATTGACGATACTCAAGAAAATACAGATGCTGCAAAAGAATTAGGAATACATACTTGGCATTTGTTACCAAAAGAAGAAGTAACTGATTTGTTAAATAGAAAAGAATTATTGTTATGA
- a CDS encoding class I SAM-dependent methyltransferase, protein MNSYILQEEVQQFIANNLHIDVAKLILKGSPFTNITAQELANQLTAKEKSKKKLPTWFTTKNIYYPSKISIEQTSSEITANYKASLVSGDSLIDITGGFGVDTFEFSKKFNNVTHCEINTELSTIVAHNYKELKIANVNLIAGNGLDYLRKSSLEFDWIYIDPSRRNEAKGKVFLLNDCLPNVPQNLDFLFSKSKCILLKNSPMLDISKTINELKFVKEVHVVALQNEVKELLFILEKGFDGTLNIKTINLQKTDSQIFNFEYNKEVFSTYSEPLNYLYEPNAAILKSGAFHQVSMQLKLHKLHKNTHLYTSKEFVSCFPGRAFQIKAVLPYNKKNIYKEIEKGKANITVRNFPKTVAQIRKETKIKDGGTDYLFFATINSNEKKVLFCNQLFHTQEK, encoded by the coding sequence TTGAATTCATATATCTTACAAGAAGAAGTTCAACAATTCATTGCTAACAATTTGCACATAGATGTTGCGAAACTCATCTTAAAAGGAAGTCCCTTTACTAATATTACCGCGCAAGAATTAGCTAATCAGCTCACTGCAAAGGAAAAATCTAAAAAAAAGCTTCCTACGTGGTTCACCACGAAAAATATATATTATCCTTCAAAAATAAGCATTGAGCAAACGTCTTCTGAAATTACAGCCAATTATAAAGCTAGTTTGGTTTCAGGAGATTCTTTAATTGACATAACAGGAGGTTTTGGAGTAGATACTTTTGAGTTTTCTAAAAAATTTAATAACGTTACTCATTGCGAAATTAATACTGAATTATCTACTATTGTTGCTCATAATTATAAGGAATTAAAGATAGCTAATGTAAATTTGATAGCAGGCAACGGATTAGACTACTTAAGAAAAAGTTCGTTAGAGTTTGATTGGATTTATATTGATCCTTCCCGAAGAAATGAAGCAAAAGGCAAAGTCTTTTTACTGAATGATTGCCTACCTAATGTGCCTCAGAATTTAGATTTTTTATTTTCCAAATCGAAATGCATCTTGCTCAAAAATTCTCCTATGTTGGATATTTCAAAGACGATAAATGAATTAAAATTCGTAAAAGAAGTTCATGTAGTTGCTTTGCAAAATGAGGTTAAAGAATTACTTTTTATATTAGAAAAAGGGTTTGATGGTACCCTCAATATAAAAACAATCAATCTACAAAAAACAGACTCTCAAATTTTTAATTTTGAATACAACAAGGAAGTCTTTTCAACATATTCTGAACCTTTAAATTACCTTTATGAACCTAATGCTGCTATCTTAAAGTCAGGAGCATTTCATCAAGTATCGATGCAATTAAAGCTTCATAAGCTACATAAAAACACACACTTATACACCTCAAAAGAATTCGTTTCTTGTTTTCCTGGAAGAGCCTTCCAAATCAAAGCAGTACTTCCTTACAACAAAAAGAATATATACAAAGAAATTGAAAAAGGAAAAGCCAATATTACTGTTCGTAATTTCCCGAAAACAGTCGCTCAAATTAGAAAAGAAACTAAAATAAAGGATGGAGGAACTGATTATTTATTTTTTGCAACGATAAACTCCAATGAAAAAAAAGTGCTTTTTTGTAACCAACTATTCCATACCCAAGAAAAATAA
- the fdhD gene encoding formate dehydrogenase accessory sulfurtransferase FdhD, translated as MQKLNYQAIKTSSLKSLKFDDELVMEAPLQININSSAYTVVMRTPNDDIELIRGLLYAEDIYKEKRAIQIQIEEIKENQSAIMNCIIPTENLGKGYLNKRTLLSVSSCGICGKQELEDLTIHGKELQKKKTIKLHEIKAMYQQMHKNQSLFHATGGSHAAAIFSKQNKLLVVKEDIGRHNAVDKCIGKLLLHDTLKEANTMLVSGRVSYEIISKAFFAKIPIIIAVSACSSLAVDYAKEFGICLIGFHRNNTMTIYSNPQYISDER; from the coding sequence ATGCAGAAATTAAACTATCAAGCCATTAAAACAAGTTCTTTAAAATCATTAAAATTTGATGATGAACTGGTTATGGAAGCTCCTCTACAAATTAATATAAACAGTAGCGCTTACACTGTTGTAATGAGAACTCCCAATGATGATATAGAATTGATAAGAGGCTTACTATATGCAGAAGATATTTATAAAGAAAAAAGAGCCATTCAAATTCAAATTGAAGAAATAAAAGAAAATCAATCAGCTATCATGAACTGTATAATTCCTACAGAAAATTTAGGCAAAGGTTATTTAAATAAGCGAACTTTATTGTCTGTATCATCTTGTGGGATTTGTGGCAAACAAGAATTGGAAGATCTTACAATACATGGAAAGGAACTACAGAAAAAAAAGACTATCAAATTGCATGAAATAAAAGCAATGTATCAACAAATGCATAAAAATCAATCTCTTTTTCACGCTACTGGAGGAAGTCATGCAGCTGCTATTTTCAGTAAACAAAATAAATTACTAGTAGTAAAAGAAGATATTGGTCGTCATAATGCAGTTGATAAATGCATAGGAAAGTTATTACTTCATGATACATTAAAAGAGGCTAATACAATGTTAGTTAGCGGACGTGTTTCTTATGAAATAATATCGAAAGCTTTTTTTGCTAAAATACCAATTATAATAGCAGTTTCTGCCTGCTCTAGCTTAGCGGTAGATTACGCTAAAGAGTTTGGTATTTGTTTAATTGGTTTTCATAGAAATAACACAATGACAATTTACTCTAATCCTCAATATATAAGTGATGAGCGATAA
- a CDS encoding AI-2E family transporter: MTSRNISNGILRALAIITGVFTLLYFLYTIQSVIIYIIIAAVVSLIARPIVLFLQRKLKFPNTLSVVVAMILMVNFIFGLISMFIPLITKQGESLSLLHIDKLQADVQDVFNQVDAYFASKGIDILGELKNIDIFSQVKAIPNLLNYVVGTVGSLSVGLFSVLFISFFFMKDSQLLKNAVMTIIPNKTEGRFSKSLEKINDLLSRYFIGLITQITILFILYTVILLVFGISNAIVIAFLCALLNLIPYIGPLIGAVIMFTLSMTSNLGLDFQTEILPTTSYVMIGYLIAQLIDNFFSQPIIFSKTTKSHPLEIFLIIIIGGLLFGITGMITAVPMYTALKVILKEFLANNKIVKSLTKNI; this comes from the coding sequence ATGACTTCTAGAAACATATCTAATGGAATTTTGAGAGCCTTAGCTATCATAACAGGCGTTTTTACGTTGTTATATTTCCTATACACTATCCAATCGGTAATTATTTATATCATTATAGCAGCAGTTGTTTCGTTAATTGCAAGACCTATAGTTCTTTTTTTACAACGAAAATTAAAGTTTCCTAATACGCTATCTGTAGTCGTTGCAATGATTCTTATGGTCAATTTTATTTTTGGGTTAATTAGTATGTTCATCCCTTTAATAACGAAGCAAGGAGAAAGTTTATCGCTTCTTCATATAGATAAATTACAAGCAGATGTACAAGATGTATTCAATCAAGTAGATGCTTATTTTGCTTCTAAAGGGATCGATATCTTAGGAGAACTGAAAAATATAGACATTTTTTCTCAAGTAAAAGCTATTCCTAACTTATTAAACTATGTAGTTGGCACGGTTGGTTCGTTAAGCGTAGGCTTATTTTCTGTACTTTTTATCTCTTTTTTCTTTATGAAAGATAGTCAGTTACTTAAAAATGCAGTTATGACAATCATCCCTAATAAAACAGAAGGACGTTTTTCTAAATCGCTAGAAAAAATAAACGACTTATTATCGCGTTATTTCATAGGGCTAATTACTCAAATTACAATTTTATTCATTCTATATACAGTCATCTTATTAGTCTTTGGAATATCCAATGCTATTGTGATAGCATTTTTATGCGCTCTTTTGAATTTAATTCCCTATATAGGGCCATTAATTGGTGCAGTTATTATGTTTACTTTATCTATGACAAGTAACTTGGGATTAGATTTTCAAACAGAAATTCTTCCAACTACATCTTATGTTATGATAGGTTATCTAATAGCGCAACTAATAGATAACTTTTTTAGCCAACCTATTATTTTTTCAAAAACAACAAAGTCACATCCTCTAGAAATCTTTTTAATTATAATTATAGGAGGATTACTTTTTGGCATTACAGGAATGATTACTGCTGTTCCAATGTACACTGCTCTAAAAGTGATTTTAAAAGAGTTTTTAGCAAACAATAAAATTGTAAAATCATTAACAAAAAATATTTAG
- the ribD gene encoding bifunctional diaminohydroxyphosphoribosylaminopyrimidine deaminase/5-amino-6-(5-phosphoribosylamino)uracil reductase RibD produces the protein MNHTNYIQRCLQLAKNGIGTTRPNPSVGAVIVHKGKIIGEGFTSPYGGAHAEVNAIRAVKNKELLKEATIYVTLEPCAHFGKTPPCADLIMQHKIPNVVIGTIDTNSLVAGKGIERLKKSGCNVTMNILKEASIEHHKRFFTVQNQKRPYIILKWAETQDGLIAPSVKKEQTPIWISNVYSQQLVHKWRAEEHAILVGTNTVLADNPQLNVRSWCGKNPIRLVIDKSLQISQEANVLDGSAKTIVFFDRKKATPPLKREGITYKSIDFSTEIITQIVAFLQEEKIQSLIVEGGTQTLQSFIDLNLWDEARVFIGDVEFKNGIRKPRLKGKLKTRKNIVKDVLKIYTND, from the coding sequence ATCAATCATACAAATTATATACAACGTTGTTTGCAGCTTGCTAAAAACGGAATAGGTACCACAAGACCCAATCCGTCGGTAGGAGCTGTTATTGTTCATAAAGGTAAAATAATAGGAGAAGGATTTACAAGTCCTTACGGAGGAGCGCATGCAGAAGTAAACGCAATTCGGGCTGTTAAAAACAAAGAACTATTAAAAGAAGCTACCATTTATGTGACATTAGAACCTTGCGCTCATTTTGGAAAGACACCGCCTTGTGCTGATTTAATCATGCAGCATAAAATTCCTAATGTAGTCATTGGAACAATAGACACGAATAGTTTAGTGGCAGGAAAAGGTATTGAACGGTTAAAGAAATCAGGATGTAATGTTACTATGAACATATTAAAAGAAGCTAGTATAGAACATCACAAACGCTTTTTTACAGTTCAAAATCAAAAGCGCCCTTATATCATTTTAAAATGGGCAGAAACACAAGATGGCCTTATTGCTCCTTCGGTTAAGAAAGAGCAGACTCCCATTTGGATTTCTAATGTATATTCTCAACAATTAGTACATAAATGGCGAGCAGAAGAACATGCTATTTTAGTAGGAACCAATACTGTCCTGGCTGATAATCCTCAATTAAATGTACGTAGTTGGTGTGGAAAAAATCCCATTCGGTTGGTGATAGATAAAAGCTTACAAATATCTCAAGAAGCAAACGTATTGGATGGTAGTGCCAAGACGATTGTTTTTTTTGACAGGAAGAAGGCGACTCCTCCTTTAAAAAGAGAAGGAATAACCTATAAATCAATTGATTTTTCTACAGAAATTATAACACAGATAGTAGCCTTTCTACAGGAAGAAAAAATACAATCGCTAATTGTTGAAGGAGGAACACAAACGCTACAATCATTTATAGATCTAAATTTATGGGATGAGGCGAGGGTTTTTATAGGAGATGTTGAGTTTAAAAACGGAATTAGAAAACCAAGACTAAAAGGAAAATTAAAAACAAGAAAGAACATTGTAAAAGATGTTTTAAAAATATATACAAATGATTAA
- the prmC gene encoding peptide chain release factor N(5)-glutamine methyltransferase has translation MLLNQFRAKFSEELSAIYPKTEIDAIFFILMEDVLGLQRIEVVMQPNFKIPLEKVSFLNTCLKELYKEVPIQYLLGKTMFYELPFYVNEHTLIPRPETEELVHWVLNEIADFPNQQKSHKVLDIGTGTGCIPIAIKKNSKNTAVFAIDISKEALKIAQKNALLNEVNVGFFEVDILTTKKLDGIFNTSNSQKFDIIISNPPYVRELEKVEIQNNVLKNEPHLALFVTNDNPLIFYKKIADLAKKSLSPKGMLFFEINQYLGKETINMLKEKGFKSIVLRKDVFGNDRMIKASF, from the coding sequence ATGCTATTAAATCAATTTAGAGCTAAATTTTCAGAAGAACTTTCCGCTATTTACCCTAAAACAGAAATAGATGCTATCTTTTTTATTTTGATGGAAGATGTTTTAGGGCTTCAAAGAATAGAGGTTGTTATGCAACCTAATTTTAAGATTCCTTTAGAAAAGGTTTCTTTTTTGAATACCTGTTTAAAGGAGTTATATAAGGAAGTTCCCATTCAATATCTTTTAGGAAAAACAATGTTTTACGAACTTCCTTTTTATGTAAATGAGCATACTTTAATTCCCAGGCCAGAAACGGAAGAGTTAGTTCATTGGGTGTTAAACGAAATTGCTGATTTTCCGAACCAGCAAAAAAGCCATAAAGTATTGGATATCGGTACCGGAACTGGGTGTATTCCTATCGCTATAAAAAAGAATTCTAAAAATACTGCTGTTTTTGCTATTGACATTTCTAAAGAAGCCTTAAAAATAGCTCAAAAGAATGCTCTCTTAAATGAAGTAAATGTTGGTTTTTTTGAGGTAGATATTTTAACTACCAAAAAGTTAGATGGGATCTTTAATACGAGTAATAGTCAAAAATTTGATATTATCATCTCTAACCCTCCATATGTTAGAGAATTAGAAAAAGTTGAAATTCAGAATAATGTTTTAAAAAACGAGCCTCATTTAGCATTATTTGTTACCAATGATAATCCACTGATATTCTATAAGAAAATAGCTGATTTGGCAAAAAAATCCTTATCTCCAAAAGGAATGCTCTTTTTTGAAATCAATCAATATTTAGGAAAAGAAACTATAAATATGTTAAAAGAAAAAGGATTTAAGAGCATTGTTTTACGCAAAGACGTATTTGGCAATGATAGAATGATTAAAGCTAGTTTCTAA